One Arachis duranensis cultivar V14167 unplaced genomic scaffold, aradu.V14167.gnm2.J7QH unplaced_Scaffold_232525, whole genome shotgun sequence DNA segment encodes these proteins:
- the LOC107462067 gene encoding protein-tyrosine sulfotransferase isoform X3, whose protein sequence is MDPALKLCALLVILLLVNDAFASDFGHCERVVKSWAYTSLDNEIREDKHTLGDLLFFLHVPRTGGRTYFHCFLKKLYPNSLECPRSYDKLRFDPSKPKCRLLVTHDDYSVTSKLPKARTSVVTILRDPVDRVFSTYEFSIEVAARFLVHPNLTSATQMTLRLRSKTKAVSTLDIWPWKYLVPWMRQDLFERRDARRRNGQHTIEKNDYYDMEDFAMPLHEYINHPAARDIVHNGATFQVAGLTNNSYMAEAHEVRHCVQKYKILGKYVLQVAKKRLNNMLYVGLTEEHRESATMFANVVGAQVISQLNAPNTSLELVDKTEQSSVSDSDPDSSEHQNSTSETVASEVTSSDSGEATKLKMSAKELMGAYEGCISNLRKAQSSRRIASLKRISPVNFTKEARLRVSEEVLQEIRSLNDLDLELYEYARAIFDKQHKATMRAFTEVCVEAEMGQHIKHCL, encoded by the exons ATGGATCCTGCTCTCAAGCTCTGTGCTTTGCTGGTTATTCTTCTATTAG TGAATGATGCTTTTGCAAGTGATTTTGGGCACTGTGAGAGAGTTGTTAAGAGTTGGGCATACACTTCACTTGATAATGAAATCAGGGAGGATAAACACACGCTGGGGGATTTGCTGTTCTTCCTCCATGTCCCTAGGACGGGAGGGCGGACGTATTTTCACTg TTTCTTGAAAAAATTGTATCCTAACTCTCTGGAATGCCCTCGCTCTTATGATAAGTTGCGCTTTGATCCAAG CAAACCAAAATGCAGGCTATTAGTTACACATGATGACTATAGCGTAACATCCAAACTTCCGAAGGCAAGAACTTCAGTTGTGACCATACTTAGGGATCCAGTAGATCGTGTCTTTAGTACGTATGAATTTTCAATAGAGGTTGCAGCTAGATTTTTGGTGCATCCCAACTTGACATCTGCAACACAGATGACTTTACGCTTGCGCTCTAAGACCAAAGCAGTTAGTACACTGGATATCTGGCCATGGAAGTATCTAGTTCCATGGATGCGGCAAGATCTTTTTGAAAGG AGAGATGCAAGGCGCAGAAATGGACAGCATACAATAGAGAAGAATGATTATTATGACATGGAAGATTTTGCAATGCCATTACATGAATACATCAATCATCCTGCGGCCAGGGATATTGTACATAACGGAGCCACATTCCAG GTTGCAGGTTTGACAAACAATTCTTATATGGCAGAAGCACACGAAGTGCGCCATTGTGTGCAGAAGTACAAGATTCTTGGCAAATATGTGCTACAGGTTGCAAAG AAGAGATTGAATAATATGTTATATGTTGGTCTTACTGAAGAGCACAGAGAATCTGCAACTATGTTTGCAAATGTGGTTGGTGCTCAGGTTATATCACAGCTTAATGCTCCAAACACTAGCCTGGAGCTTGTTGATAAAACAG AACAGAGTTCAGTTTCAGATTCTGATCCTGATAGCAGTGAACATCAG AATAGTACCTCAGAGACAGTAGCAAGTGAGGTTACTTCAAGTGACAGTGGTGAAGCAACAAAGTTGAAG ATGTCTGCTAAAGAGCTCATGGGTGCTTATGAAGGCTGCATCTCTAATTTACGCAAGGCCCAGTCAAGCCGGCGTATCGCTTCTTTGAAGAGGATTTCTCCGGTGAACTTTACTAAGGAG GCACGTCTTCGAGTTAGTGAAGAGGTTCTCCAAGAGATACGGTCTCTTAATGACCTGGACTTAGAGCTTTACGAGTATGCAAGAGCCATTTTCGATAAACAACATAAAGCTACAATGCGGGCGTTCACTGAGGTATGTGTTGAAG CAGAGATGGGACAACATATCAAGCACTGCCTCTGA
- the LOC107462067 gene encoding protein-tyrosine sulfotransferase isoform X1: protein MDPALKLCALLVILLLVNDAFASDFGHCERVVKSWAYTSLDNEIREDKHTLGDLLFFLHVPRTGGRTYFHCFLKKLYPNSLECPRSYDKLRFDPSKPKCRLLVTHDDYSVTSKLPKARTSVVTILRDPVDRVFSTYEFSIEVAARFLVHPNLTSATQMTLRLRSKTKAVSTLDIWPWKYLVPWMRQDLFERRDARRRNGQHTIEKNDYYDMEDFAMPLHEYINHPAARDIVHNGATFQVAGLTNNSYMAEAHEVRHCVQKYKILGKYVLQVAKKRLNNMLYVGLTEEHRESATMFANVVGAQVISQLNAPNTSLELVDKTEQSSVSDSDPDSSEHQNSTSETVASEVTSSDSGEATKLKMSAKELMGAYEGCISNLRKAQSSRRIASLKRISPVNFTKEARLRVSEEVLQEIRSLNDLDLELYEYARAIFDKQHKATMRAFTEQRWDNISSTASEITFWKFLPLAITFAFLILVLLLIVNVRRRTLKIK, encoded by the exons ATGGATCCTGCTCTCAAGCTCTGTGCTTTGCTGGTTATTCTTCTATTAG TGAATGATGCTTTTGCAAGTGATTTTGGGCACTGTGAGAGAGTTGTTAAGAGTTGGGCATACACTTCACTTGATAATGAAATCAGGGAGGATAAACACACGCTGGGGGATTTGCTGTTCTTCCTCCATGTCCCTAGGACGGGAGGGCGGACGTATTTTCACTg TTTCTTGAAAAAATTGTATCCTAACTCTCTGGAATGCCCTCGCTCTTATGATAAGTTGCGCTTTGATCCAAG CAAACCAAAATGCAGGCTATTAGTTACACATGATGACTATAGCGTAACATCCAAACTTCCGAAGGCAAGAACTTCAGTTGTGACCATACTTAGGGATCCAGTAGATCGTGTCTTTAGTACGTATGAATTTTCAATAGAGGTTGCAGCTAGATTTTTGGTGCATCCCAACTTGACATCTGCAACACAGATGACTTTACGCTTGCGCTCTAAGACCAAAGCAGTTAGTACACTGGATATCTGGCCATGGAAGTATCTAGTTCCATGGATGCGGCAAGATCTTTTTGAAAGG AGAGATGCAAGGCGCAGAAATGGACAGCATACAATAGAGAAGAATGATTATTATGACATGGAAGATTTTGCAATGCCATTACATGAATACATCAATCATCCTGCGGCCAGGGATATTGTACATAACGGAGCCACATTCCAG GTTGCAGGTTTGACAAACAATTCTTATATGGCAGAAGCACACGAAGTGCGCCATTGTGTGCAGAAGTACAAGATTCTTGGCAAATATGTGCTACAGGTTGCAAAG AAGAGATTGAATAATATGTTATATGTTGGTCTTACTGAAGAGCACAGAGAATCTGCAACTATGTTTGCAAATGTGGTTGGTGCTCAGGTTATATCACAGCTTAATGCTCCAAACACTAGCCTGGAGCTTGTTGATAAAACAG AACAGAGTTCAGTTTCAGATTCTGATCCTGATAGCAGTGAACATCAG AATAGTACCTCAGAGACAGTAGCAAGTGAGGTTACTTCAAGTGACAGTGGTGAAGCAACAAAGTTGAAG ATGTCTGCTAAAGAGCTCATGGGTGCTTATGAAGGCTGCATCTCTAATTTACGCAAGGCCCAGTCAAGCCGGCGTATCGCTTCTTTGAAGAGGATTTCTCCGGTGAACTTTACTAAGGAG GCACGTCTTCGAGTTAGTGAAGAGGTTCTCCAAGAGATACGGTCTCTTAATGACCTGGACTTAGAGCTTTACGAGTATGCAAGAGCCATTTTCGATAAACAACATAAAGCTACAATGCGGGCGTTCACTGAG CAGAGATGGGACAACATATCAAGCACTGCCTCTGAAATCACTTTCTGGAAGTTCCTTCCATTGGCAATTACTTTTGCCTTCCTCATTTTGGTATTGCTACTAATTGTAAATGTGAGAAGAAGAACGTTGAAGATTAAGTAA
- the LOC107462067 gene encoding protein-tyrosine sulfotransferase isoform X2 yields the protein MDPALKLCALLVILLLVNDAFASDFGHCERVVKSWAYTSLDNEIREDKHTLGDLLFFLHVPRTGGRTYFHCFLKKLYPNSLECPRSYDKLRFDPSKPKCRLLVTHDDYSVTSKLPKARTSVVTILRDPVDRVFSTYEFSIEVAARFLVHPNLTSATQMTLRLRSKTKAVSTLDIWPWKYLVPWMRQDLFERRDARRRNGQHTIEKNDYYDMEDFAMPLHEYINHPAARDIVHNGATFQVAGLTNNSYMAEAHEVRHCVQKYKILGKYVLQVAKKRLNNMLYVGLTEEHRESATMFANVVGAQVISQLNAPNTSLELVDKTEQSSVSDSDPDSSEHQNSTSETVASEVTSSDSGEATKLKMSAKELMGAYEGCISNLRKAQSSRRIASLKRISPVNFTKEARLRVSEEVLQEIRSLNDLDLELYEYARAIFDKQHKATMRAFTERWDNISSTASEITFWKFLPLAITFAFLILVLLLIVNVRRRTLKIK from the exons ATGGATCCTGCTCTCAAGCTCTGTGCTTTGCTGGTTATTCTTCTATTAG TGAATGATGCTTTTGCAAGTGATTTTGGGCACTGTGAGAGAGTTGTTAAGAGTTGGGCATACACTTCACTTGATAATGAAATCAGGGAGGATAAACACACGCTGGGGGATTTGCTGTTCTTCCTCCATGTCCCTAGGACGGGAGGGCGGACGTATTTTCACTg TTTCTTGAAAAAATTGTATCCTAACTCTCTGGAATGCCCTCGCTCTTATGATAAGTTGCGCTTTGATCCAAG CAAACCAAAATGCAGGCTATTAGTTACACATGATGACTATAGCGTAACATCCAAACTTCCGAAGGCAAGAACTTCAGTTGTGACCATACTTAGGGATCCAGTAGATCGTGTCTTTAGTACGTATGAATTTTCAATAGAGGTTGCAGCTAGATTTTTGGTGCATCCCAACTTGACATCTGCAACACAGATGACTTTACGCTTGCGCTCTAAGACCAAAGCAGTTAGTACACTGGATATCTGGCCATGGAAGTATCTAGTTCCATGGATGCGGCAAGATCTTTTTGAAAGG AGAGATGCAAGGCGCAGAAATGGACAGCATACAATAGAGAAGAATGATTATTATGACATGGAAGATTTTGCAATGCCATTACATGAATACATCAATCATCCTGCGGCCAGGGATATTGTACATAACGGAGCCACATTCCAG GTTGCAGGTTTGACAAACAATTCTTATATGGCAGAAGCACACGAAGTGCGCCATTGTGTGCAGAAGTACAAGATTCTTGGCAAATATGTGCTACAGGTTGCAAAG AAGAGATTGAATAATATGTTATATGTTGGTCTTACTGAAGAGCACAGAGAATCTGCAACTATGTTTGCAAATGTGGTTGGTGCTCAGGTTATATCACAGCTTAATGCTCCAAACACTAGCCTGGAGCTTGTTGATAAAACAG AACAGAGTTCAGTTTCAGATTCTGATCCTGATAGCAGTGAACATCAG AATAGTACCTCAGAGACAGTAGCAAGTGAGGTTACTTCAAGTGACAGTGGTGAAGCAACAAAGTTGAAG ATGTCTGCTAAAGAGCTCATGGGTGCTTATGAAGGCTGCATCTCTAATTTACGCAAGGCCCAGTCAAGCCGGCGTATCGCTTCTTTGAAGAGGATTTCTCCGGTGAACTTTACTAAGGAG GCACGTCTTCGAGTTAGTGAAGAGGTTCTCCAAGAGATACGGTCTCTTAATGACCTGGACTTAGAGCTTTACGAGTATGCAAGAGCCATTTTCGATAAACAACATAAAGCTACAATGCGGGCGTTCACTGAG AGATGGGACAACATATCAAGCACTGCCTCTGAAATCACTTTCTGGAAGTTCCTTCCATTGGCAATTACTTTTGCCTTCCTCATTTTGGTATTGCTACTAATTGTAAATGTGAGAAGAAGAACGTTGAAGATTAAGTAA